In one Pempheris klunzingeri isolate RE-2024b chromosome 8, fPemKlu1.hap1, whole genome shotgun sequence genomic region, the following are encoded:
- the LOC139204832 gene encoding sodium-dependent neutral amino acid transporter B(0)AT3-like — protein MTRDIPALDGEAESVEQEVHGPKEIIERPKWDNKVQYLLTCIGFAVGLGNVWRFPYLCQIYGGGAFLIPYVIALVFEGLPLLHMELAIGQRLRMGSVGVWNSISPYLGGVGVASMAVSFLVGLFYNMILAWVLWYFFHSFQSPLPWKDCPLNLNHTGYVSECEKSSSVNYFWYHETLNTTPNIETSGSLQWWLVLCLASAWCLVYICFIRGIETIGKAIYVTAIFPYIVLTIFLIRALTLSGATDGLIYLFTPNWETLKNPKVWLDAATQIFFSLSLAFGGLIAFSSYNPQKNDCGRDALIVGCVNSLTSLYASIPIFAILGFKANENYNNCKNWNILTLTNAFNIGDENITLENYDDWLNYLNTTDPSEVESLSLKTCDLQTFLDQSASGTGLAFIVFTEAVIQMPGSQVWAVLFFVMLFCLGLSSMFGNLEGVLTPLLDLHVIPSWLPKEIFTGLICLTSFAVALIFTLGSGNYWLEIFNIYVGSMPLLIIAFFEITSVAYIYGIKRFNDDIEWMTGRRPNIYWQACWRFISPLMLLLVFVAYVIVEAQKRPTYNAWNPDYVHFPLADVLDYPEWVYAICVLLSVLPIVSIPLVALYKFMGFLKKYITNRHNQNPYANDFCQGEL, from the exons ATGACAAGGGACATACCAGCGTTGGATGGAGAAGCTGAAAGTGTTGAACAAGAGGTTCATGGACCTAAAGAGATCATTGAAAGACCAAAATGGGACAATAAAGTTCAATATTTGCTAACCTGCATAGGTTTTGCTGTGGGACTTGGTAATGTGTGGAGATTCCCATACCTGTGTCAAATCTATGGTGGAG GGGCATTTCTGATTCCTTATGTCATTGCCTTGGTGTTTGAGGGACTTCCTTTGCTGCACATGGAACTGGCCATTGGACAACGGCTCCGCATGGGAAGTGTTGGGGTCTGGAATTCAATCTCCCCATATCTGGGAGGTGTAG GTGTGGCTTCCATGGCTGTGTCTTTCCTAGTTGGTCTGTTCTACAACATGATCTTGGCGTGGGTCCTCTGGTACTTCTTCCACTCCTTTCAAAGTCCACTTCCCTGGAAGGACTGTCCATTAAACTTGAATCATACTG GCTATGTAAGTGAATGTGAAAAGAGCTCGTCAGTGAACTATTTCTGGTATcatgaaacactgaacacaacacCAAACATCGAGACTAGCGGGTCCTTACAGTGGTGGCTCGTACTCTGTCTTGCATCTGCTTGGTGCCTCGTGTACATCTGCTTCATACGTGGAATTGAGACTATTGGAAAG GCTATTTATGTCACAGCCATCTTTCCGTATATTGTTTTGACCATCTTCTTAATCAGAGCCTTGACTCTGTCTGGGGCCACTGATGGCTTAATATATCTCTTCACGCCAAAT TGGGAAACCCTGAAAAACCCTAAGGTCTGGTTGGATGCTGCTACTCagatctttttctctttgtctttggcCTTTGGGGGACTTATTGCTTTTTCCAGTTATAATCCTCAGAA GAATGATTGTGGGAGAGACGCCCTCATTGTTGGATGTGTGAACAGTTTAACGTCACTATATGCTTCAATTCCTATTTTTGCCATTCTTGGATTTAAAGCAAATGAAAACTACAATAACTGTAAAAATTG GAACATACTAACATTGACAAATGCATTTAACATTGGGGATGAAAACATAACTCTTGAAAACTATGATGACTGGTTAAACTATCTCAACACAACTGATCCCTCAGAGGTCGAAAGCCTCAGTCTAAAGACTTGTGATCTGCAGACGTTCCTGGACCAG AGCGCCTCTGGAACTGGACTGGCCTTCATCGTGTTTACTGAGGCGGTGATACAGATGCCAGGCTCTCAGGTGTGGGCAGTGCTCTTCTTCGTCATGCTCTTCTGCCTCGGCCTCTCCTCAATGTTTGGAAATCTAGAGGGGGTCCTTACTCCTCTGCTGGACCTGCACGTTATTCCATCCTGGCTTCCTAAGGAAATTTTCACAG GGTTAATATGCCTTACCTCCTTTGCTGTGGCCCTCATCTTTACTTTGGGCTCTGGAAACTACTGGCTGGAGATATTCAACATCTATGTGGGATCCATGCCTCTGCTCATAATAGCGTTCTTTGAGATCACCAGTGTGGCATACATCTATGGAATAAAAAG GTTTAATGACGACATTGAATGGATGACAGGTAGGAGACCAAACATCTACTGGCAGGCCTGTTGGCGCTTCATCAGTCCTTTAATGCTTCTGCTGGTTTTTGTGGCATACGTTATAGTCGAGGCTCAAAAACGACCAACATATAATGCCTGGAACCCAGATTAC GTGCACTTCCCCCTTGCTGATGTTCTGGACTATCCTGAATGGGTTTATGCTATCTGTGTGCTCTTATCGGTCCTTCCTATAGTCTCCATCCCTCTTGTGGCTCTCTACAAATTCATGGGCTTCCTGAAGAAGTACATCACAAACAGGCACAACCAAAACCCATATGCAAACGACTTCTGTCAGGGAGAACTATGA
- the slc6a19b gene encoding solute carrier family 6 member 19b produces the protein MKLKLSNPGLEDRILSHQQLDKLEEEEAGDRPKWDNKAQYMLTCVGFCVGLGNVWRFPYLCQSHGGGAFMIPFLILLVLEGIPLLHLEFAIGQRLRRGSLGVWATIHPCLTGIGIASMCVSLTISLYYNTIIAWILWYLFNSFQQPLPWSQCPINGNLTGAVSECERSSPVDYFWYRETLNTTPTIEEDGGLQWWMLLCHVCSWSLLYICIIRGIETTGKAVYVTSTLPYVVLTIFLIRGLTLRGSLDGLKFLFTPDVTELAKPSTWLDAGAQVFYSFSLAFGGLISFSSYNSVHNNCEQDAVIISIINGITSVFAATVIYTIIGFRATERFDNCLSGNIMALLNVFDLAEGDINDGNYKQVVQRLNETYPEVIQELDLQTCNLDTFLSEGVEGTGLAFIVFTEAITKMPLSPVWAILFFIMLFCLGLSSMFGNIEGVLVPLQDLKVFPKTWPKEVVTGVTCMFCCMVGLIFLQGSGNYWLSLFDTYGGSIPLLVVAFCEMVSVVYIYGIDRFNDDIKFMIGHKPNFFWQASWRVISPLIMLFILVFYLITKVSEKLLYKAWDPESEDFPTLEVKLYPVWIYVIIFILAGIPSIAVPLVAVWKCLKTKKREKSPLYNISDKIQMNNEIKISPA, from the exons ATGAAGTTAAAGCTCTCCAATCCGGGCCTGGAGGACAGGATATTGTCCCATCAGCAGCTGgacaagctggaggaggaagaggctggAGACAGACCAAAATGGGACAACAAGGCCCAGTACATGCTGACCTGTGTGGGGTTCTGTGTGGGACTTGGAAATGTGTGGCGCTTCCCCTATCTGTGTCAGAGCCATGGAGGAG gTGCATTTATGATACCATTTCTAATCCTCCTGGTTCTTGAAGGAATCCCACTGCTGCATCTTGAGTTTGCCATTGGTCAACGTTTAAGGAGAGGCAGTTTGGGAGTGTGGGCTACAATTCATCCTTGTTTGACAGGCATTG GTATTGCATCTATGTGCGTGTCTCTGACAATCAGTCTCTACTACAACACCATCATTGCATGGATTCTGTGGTACCTCTTCAACTCATTTCAGCAGCCTCTGCCTTGGAGTCAGTGTCCCATAAATGGCAATTTAACAG GTGCCGTCTCAGAGTGTGAGAGAAGCTCCCCTGTGGATTATTTCTGGTACAGGGAGACCCTGAACACAACTCCAACGATTGAGGAGGATGGCGGCCTGCAGTGGTGGATGCTGTTATGTCATGTTTGTTCATGGTCTCTGCTCTATATCTGCATCATTCGCGGTATTGAGACCACTGGGAAG GCTGTGTATGTGACTTCGACCCTCCCCTATGTGGTGCTGACAATATTTCTGATCAGAGGATTGACCCTGAGAGGATCTTTGGATGGACTAAAGTTTCTCTTTACGCCAGATGTAa CAGAGCTGGCAAAGCCATCAACGTGGCTTGATGCGGGTGCTCAAGTTTTCTATTCCTTCTCTCTGGCTTTTGGAGGTCTTATTTCTTTCTCCAGCTACAATTCAGTGCA TAACAACTGTGAACAGGATGCAGTGATCATCTCTATCATCAATGGTATCACCTCCGTCTTTGCTGCAACGGTCATTTACACCATTATTGGcttcagagcaacagagagatTTGACAATTGTCTTTCTGG AAACATCATGGCTTTACTAAATGTGTTTGATCTTGCTGAGGGCGACATCAATGATGGCAACTACAAACAGGTTGTCCAACGGCTTAATGAAACATACCCTGAGGTTATTCAAGAGCTCGATCTACAGACCTGCAACTTAGATACATTTCTCAGTGAG gGAGTTGAAGGAACTGGTTTAGCCTTCATTGTGTTTACTGAGGCTATCACCAAGATGCCCCTCTCACCAGTCTGGGCCATCCTCTTCTTCATAATGCTCTTCTGTCTCGGCCTGTCCTCCATGTTTGGTAACATTGAGGGAGTTCTAGTGCCACTGCAAGACCTCAAAGTTTTCCCTAAGACATGGCCAAAAGAGGTCGTCACAG GTGTGACGTGCATGTTCTGCTGTATGGTGGGTCTGATATTTCTCCAAGGCTCTGGGAACTATTGGCTGTCACTCTTTGACACCTATGGAGGATCCATTCCTCTGCTAGTGGTTGCGTTCTGCGAGATGGTCTCAGTGGTGTACATATATGGGATAGACAG GTTCAATGATGACATTAAGTTCATGATTGGACACAAACCCAACTTCTTCTGGCAGGCATCATGGAGAGTCATCAGCCCGCTCATTATGCTTTTCATCTTGGTCTTTTACTTGATCACTAAAGTTTCCGAAAAGCTCCTTTACAAAGCCTGGGATCCTGAATCG GAGGACTTCCCCACACTGGAGGTAAAGCTATATCCAGTCTGGATCTATGTGATCATCTTTATATTAGCAGGGATACCCAGTATCGCTGTACCTTTAGTTGCAGTCTGGAAATGTTTAAAGACAAAGAAGCGGGAAAAGTCACCTCTCTATAATATCTCTGAcaaaattcaaatgaacaatgaaatcaaaatatCCCCAGCCTAA
- the LOC139205505 gene encoding ferroportin, with translation MSQQADASQRGGVVVEFESEDIRDARTKKARSIPGSALIYLKGPKFLIYVSGALSMWGDRMWHFAISVFLIELYGRNLLLTAVFGLVVAGSVLLLGALIGDWVDRNPRNKVAHASLFIQNISVTVCSIVLMLVFLYKQRIEQIWDGWLTVVCYTVVIILADVANLASTALTIAIQRDWIVVITGYNRGHLAGMNATMRRIDQVTNILAPLAVGQVMTLASNVVGCGFILGWNLVSLIVEFFFLSRVYRIVPALSVKPPLVEEDQVFLQMSDRRESQDDRNVAQPQPLTEGNCNTSLHLKEITNLPLCFRRFRWLVSTCKDGWRAYYRQPVFLAGMGLAFLYTTVLGFDCITTGYAYTQGISGSLLSLLMGVSAITGLMGTVMFTRLRKTYGLVNTGIISSCLHLGCLLLCVCSVFAPGSPMDLSLLMPYINSNSSNELGGMASQRQKHTYPLRGGSNQPLLPDRSSIHWTNNTVLFDNVPSGTAPESYISIILLFLGVITARIGLWSFDLTVTQLLQENICESERGVVNGVQSSMNYLMDLLHFIMVISAPQPHHFGILVIISVLFITTGHTMYFLYAHKAKRKRRLDT, from the exons ATGTCCCAGCAAGCAGATGCCTCGCAGCGAGGAGGGGTTGTGGTCGAGTTTGAGTCAGAGGACATCAGGGATGCGAGAACTAAAAAAGCTAGGAGTATACCAG GTTCAGCTCTAATCTACCTCAAGGGTCCCAAGTTTCTCATCTATGTCAGTGGAGCATTGTCAATGTGG GGTGACCGCATGTGGCACTTTGCAATCTCTGTGTTCCTGATTGAGCTGTATGGCCGTAACCTGCTGTTGACTGCGGTGTTTGGATTGGTAGTGGCTGGGTCAGTGCTCCTACTTGGGGCTTTGATTGGAGACTGGGTTGATCGGAATCCCAGGAATAAAG TTGCACATGCATCTCTTTTCATTCAGAACATCTCAGTGACAGTATGTAGCATTGTGCTCATGTTGGTCTTCTTATATAAGCAAAGGATTGAACAGATCTGGGACGGATGGCTTACT GTGGTTTGTTATACGGTGGTGATCATCCTGGCAGATGTGGCAAACCTTGCAAGCACAGCACTGACCATTGCCATTCAGAGGGACTGGATTGTGGTTATCACAGGCTACAACCGAGGCCACCTAGCTG GAATGAATGCAACCATGAGGCGGATAGATCAGGTGACTAACATCCTGGCCCCACTAGCAGTGGGACAGGTCATGACCCTGGCCTCCAATGTAGTTGGCTGTGGCTTCATCCTGGGCTGGAACCTTGTGTCTCTCATTGTGGAGTTCTTCTTCTTGTCACGAGTTTACCGCATCGTCCCTGCCCTTTCAGTCAAACCACCACTGGTGGAGGAGGACCAAGTGTTTCTGCAAATGAGTGACAGGAGAGAGTCACAAG ATGACCGTAATGTTGCACAACCTCAACCTCTGACAGAAGGTAACTGCAACACAAGCCTGCACCTCAAAGAAATCACCAATCTGCCGCTGTGTTTCCGGAGGTTTCGCTGGCTGGTGAGCACCTGTAAGGATGGCTGGAGGGCCTACTATCGCCAGCCCGTCTTCCTGGCAGGAATGGGTCTTGCTTTCCTCTACACCACAGTCTTGGGCTTTGACTGCATCACCACTGGGTATGCCTATACTCAGGGCATAAGCGGCTCTCTCCTTAGTCTGCTGATGGGTGTGTCAGCTATCACAGGGCTAATGGGCACTGTGATGTTCACCAGACTCAGGAAGACATATGGCCTGGTTAACACAGGCATCATCTCAAGCTGCCTCCACCTGGGCTgcttgctgctgtgtgtgtgctctgtgtttgcCCCTGGCAGCCCTATGGATCTTAGCTTGCTGATGCCCTACATTAACTCCAACTCCTCTAATGAGCTCGGTGGGATGGCGAGCCAAAGGCAAAAACATACTTACCCTCTGAGGGGAGGCAGCAATCAGCCACTGCTACCCGACCGTTCCTCCATCCACTGGACCAACAACACTGTGCTTTTTGACAACGTGCCCTCTGGTACAGCGCCAGAATCTTACATCTCCATTATCCTGCTGTTCTTGGGTGTCATCACAGCACGTATTG GTCTTTGGTCCTTTGACCTGACAGTGACCCAGCTCCTGCAGGAGAACATCTGTGAGTCAGAGAGGGGTGTGGTAAACGGGGTACAGAGCTCTATGAATTACCTGATGGATCTGCTTCACTTCATCATGGTGATCTCCGCTCCACAGCCACATCACTTTGGCATCCTAGTTATCATTTCTGTATTATTCATCACTACCGGGCACACTATGTACTTCCTGTATGCACACAAAGCCAAGAGAAAACGCCGCCTTGACACATAA